One Acinetobacter pullicarnis genomic region harbors:
- the cysM gene encoding cysteine synthase CysM, with protein sequence MRHISPDFSTDQFKLDDYVGKTPLVRLQRLASHTQATVLAKLEGNNPAGSVKDRPAYNMIMQAEKRGEIKPGDTLIEATSGNTGIALAMVAAMRGYKMKLIMPDNMSQERKDAMRAYGAELIEVTKQQGMEGARDLALEMQQNGQGFVLNQFGNPDNVEAHYLTTGPEIWAETGGKITHFVSSMGTTGTIMGVSKYLKEQNPDIQVIGLQPEDGASIAGIRRWPEAYLPSIFERSRVDQTLDIPQIEAEKTMRQLARQEGISAGTSSGGAVWASLRIAEQNPNAVIVCIVCDRGDRYLSTGLFSVED encoded by the coding sequence ATGCGCCATATTTCACCAGATTTTTCAACTGACCAATTTAAACTTGATGATTATGTTGGAAAAACCCCTTTAGTTCGTTTGCAGCGCTTGGCCAGCCATACTCAAGCAACCGTATTGGCGAAGCTAGAAGGAAATAATCCAGCTGGTTCTGTGAAAGATCGTCCAGCATATAACATGATTATGCAAGCGGAAAAGCGCGGTGAAATAAAGCCTGGGGATACCTTGATTGAAGCCACTAGTGGCAATACCGGTATTGCATTGGCGATGGTTGCAGCCATGCGTGGCTATAAAATGAAATTGATCATGCCAGACAACATGAGCCAAGAACGCAAAGATGCGATGCGTGCTTATGGGGCTGAATTGATTGAAGTGACCAAACAACAAGGCATGGAAGGTGCGCGCGACCTTGCACTTGAGATGCAACAAAATGGACAAGGCTTTGTGCTGAATCAGTTTGGCAATCCAGACAATGTTGAAGCGCATTATCTCACTACGGGTCCTGAAATTTGGGCGGAAACGGGCGGTAAAATCACCCATTTTGTCAGTTCAATGGGAACCACAGGCACCATCATGGGGGTGTCTAAATATTTAAAAGAACAAAACCCAGATATTCAAGTGATTGGCCTACAGCCTGAAGATGGCGCCAGCATTGCGGGGATTCGTCGTTGGCCAGAAGCCTATTTGCCATCTATTTTTGAGCGTAGCCGTGTGGATCAAACTTTAGATATTCCGCAAATTGAAGCTGAAAAAACCATGCGTCAATTGGCACGCCAAGAAGGCATTAGTGCTGGAACATCATCGGGTGGTGCGGTTTGGGCCTCGTTACGTATTGCTGAACAAAATCCAAATGCTGTCATTGTGTGCATTGTATGTGATCGCGGCGATCGTTATTTATCAACAGGTCTGTTTTCGGTTGAAGACTAA
- a CDS encoding 3'-5' exonuclease: protein MRLPVLVFDIETLTDLKSGAHLYGLDLEQADLEQALTKLRRQESGMDFQRLPLHEIVCISGLWIDENGGMRLFSFSQAQWSEAEILSKFLSIFDKRHPTLVSWNGSQFDLPVILFRAMYHGLSAPSLFDQGEIDQQKRYNNYQNRYHHRHVDLMDVMAMFNGRHFQKLDDVAHLLGYPGKRGVSGYFIPDYVKHQQWLELSSYCEGDVLNTWLIYLRWSLLKGQMLSEDHRLWIEATITYLQTQPQQQDFLQSWRETSQHTAFTASDFSGPL from the coding sequence ATGCGCCTGCCAGTTTTAGTGTTTGATATTGAGACGCTGACCGATTTGAAATCGGGCGCGCATTTATATGGGCTAGATCTAGAACAAGCCGATTTAGAACAGGCTTTGACCAAGTTGCGTCGCCAAGAGTCAGGTATGGATTTTCAGCGCTTGCCGCTGCACGAAATTGTCTGTATCTCAGGCTTATGGATCGATGAAAATGGTGGTATGCGCCTGTTTTCATTCAGCCAAGCGCAATGGAGCGAAGCAGAAATTCTAAGCAAGTTTTTATCTATTTTTGATAAACGTCATCCGACTTTAGTCAGTTGGAATGGTTCGCAGTTTGATTTACCTGTAATCTTATTCCGTGCGATGTATCATGGCTTGTCAGCGCCAAGTTTGTTTGATCAAGGTGAAATTGATCAGCAGAAACGCTATAATAACTACCAAAATCGCTACCACCATCGTCATGTTGATTTAATGGATGTGATGGCCATGTTTAATGGTCGCCATTTTCAAAAGCTTGATGATGTTGCGCACTTACTTGGCTATCCGGGTAAGCGTGGGGTTTCTGGTTACTTTATTCCTGACTATGTGAAACATCAGCAATGGCTCGAACTGAGTAGTTACTGTGAAGGTGATGTCTTAAATACATGGTTGATCTATTTGCGTTGGAGCTTGTTAAAAGGCCAAATGCTGAGTGAAGACCATCGCTTATGGATTGAAGCCACGATTACTTACTTACAAACACAACCTCAGCAACAAGATTTTTTACAGTCTTGGCGCGAGACGTCGCAGCACACTGCGTTTACAGCGTCAGATTTTTCTGGCCCTCTCTGA